In the Amblyraja radiata isolate CabotCenter1 chromosome 13, sAmbRad1.1.pri, whole genome shotgun sequence genome, one interval contains:
- the pld1 gene encoding phospholipase D1 — protein MSQRQQESLHRSSPLKGVAEDLSQVMEKLDTNELYLEGDETDIDTTVGTRAPDGAQIPFSAVYTTKGFKEADVQVYITGAPIKAHVVDVERFTSTRKVPSPNIYTIELTHGEFNWRVKRKFKHFQELHRELLRYKALLRLPIPTRRFTVRRQTVKQGEPRTMPSLPRSSDHIVREEQISSRRKQLEDYLTKLLKMAMYRNYHAMMEFIGVSQLSFIHHLGHKGLEGFIMKRSGGHRIPGLNCCGRNKVCYRWSKRWLTVKESFVTYVKPDSGAVAFVLLVDKEFSIKLGIKDTETKYGIRIENLSRTLIIKCNSYRHARWWGQEIEKFIWEHAAVYLKDQRFTSFATVDEGILSKWYVNAKGYFEDVADALENAQEEIFITDWWLSPEIFLKRPVMEGNHWRLDYILKRKALQGVKIFVMLYKELELALGINSGYSKRTLIKLHPNIKVSGHTRNCRCWSTK, from the exons ATGTCTCAGCGACAGCAGGAGTCCTTGCACCGATCATCGCCACTGAAGGGTGTAGCCGAGGACCTCAGCCAAGTGATGGAGAAGTTGGACACCAATGAGCTCTATCTGGAGGGAGATGAGACGGACATTGACACCACCGTCGGGACAAGGGCACCTG ATGGTGCCCAGATCCCATTCTCAGCTGTCTACACGACCAAAGGCTTCAAGGAGGCCGACGTCCAGGTCTACATCACCGGAGCCCCCATCAAAGCCCATGTGGTGGATGTCGAACGTTTCACATCCACGAGGaag GTGCCAAGTCCCAACATTTACACCATTGAACTGACACATGGAGAGTTCAACTGGAGGGTTAAGAGGAAATTCAAACACTTTCAGGAACTACACCGAGAACTTCTTCGCTATAAAGCTCTGCTCCGCCTTCCGATCCCGACTCGAAG GTTCACGGTGCGGCGACAGACGGTGAAGCAGGGGGAGCCGCGGACCATGCCCTCTCTCCCCCGGAGCTCGGACCACATCGTGCGCGAGGAGCAGATCTCCAGCCGCCGG AAACAGCTGGAGGACTACCTGACCAAGCTCCTGAAGATGGCCATGTACCGCAACTACCACGCCATG ATGGAATTTATTGGAGTCAGTCAGCTTTCCTTCATTCACCATCTTGGACACAAGGGCCT GGAAGGTTTTATAATGAAACGTTCGGGAGGTCATCGAATTCCCGGGCTCAACTGCTGTGGCAGGAACAAGGTCTGTTATCGCTGGTCTAAGAG GTGGTTGACGGTGAAAGAGTCCTTCGTCACGTACGTGAAGCCGGATTCTGGAGCGGTGGCCTTCGTCCTGCTGGTGGATAAAGAGTTCAGCATCAAGTTGGGCATCAAGGACACGGAGACCAAGTACGGCATCCGGATCGAGAACCTGTCCAG GACTCTGATCATCAAATGCAACAGTTACCGACACGCTCGATGGTGGGGGCAGGAGATCGAGAAGTTCATTTGGGAACACGCCGCGGTCTACCTGAAAGACCAACGCTTCACATCCTTCGCTACTGTGGACGAAGGCATTCTGTCCAAATG GTATGTCAATGCCAAAGGatattttgaggatgtggcaGATGCGCTGGAAAATGCCCAGGAGGAAATATTCATCACAGACTGGTG GTTGAGCCCAGAGATCTTCCTCAAAAGGCCGGTGATGGAAGGGAATCACTGGCGGCTGGACTACATTCTCAAACGCAAAGCG CTCCAAGGCGTGAAGATCTTTGTGATGCTCTACAAGGAGTTGGAACTTGCCCTGGGCATCAACAGCGGCTACAGCAAGAGGACCCTGATTAAACTGCACCCCAATATCAAGGTGAGTggccacacaaggaactgcaggtgctggtctacaaaatag